From Posidoniimonas corsicana, one genomic window encodes:
- the rpiA gene encoding ribose-5-phosphate isomerase RpiA produces the protein MSELASEKLLAAQAAVKQLADGMIVGLGSGSTSALAIREIGAAVEQGLDIIGIPTSVASEELARELGIPLTTLDEYPVLDTTIDGADRFNDQLELIKGGGGALLREKIVAAASKRFVVIADSTKHANPLGGFPIPVEVIPFGVQTVLHRLEELKLNPVVRQTDAGAPYITDENNLIVDLRVDTVADPKQLAEQLVIPGVVEHGLFIGLADEVLMGVGGDVQRFVKA, from the coding sequence ATGTCCGAACTTGCGAGTGAAAAACTACTAGCCGCCCAGGCCGCCGTTAAGCAGCTGGCCGACGGCATGATTGTGGGCCTCGGCAGCGGCTCGACTTCCGCGCTCGCGATCCGTGAGATCGGCGCCGCGGTCGAGCAGGGTCTGGACATTATCGGCATCCCGACCTCGGTCGCGTCGGAGGAGCTGGCGCGCGAACTCGGCATCCCGCTCACCACGCTCGACGAGTACCCGGTGCTCGACACCACGATCGACGGCGCCGACCGCTTCAACGACCAGCTGGAGCTGATCAAGGGCGGCGGCGGCGCGCTGCTGAGGGAGAAGATTGTCGCGGCCGCGTCCAAACGGTTTGTGGTGATCGCCGACTCGACCAAGCACGCCAATCCGCTCGGCGGCTTCCCGATCCCGGTCGAGGTGATCCCGTTCGGCGTGCAAACCGTGCTGCACCGCCTGGAAGAGCTGAAGCTCAACCCGGTGGTCCGCCAGACCGACGCCGGCGCCCCCTACATCACCGACGAGAACAACCTGATCGTCGACCTGCGGGTCGATACGGTCGCCGACCCAAAACAGCTCGCCGAACAGCTCGTCATCCCCGGCGTGGTCGAGCACGGCCTGTTCATCGGCCTGGCCGACGAGGTGCTGATGGGCGTGGGGGGGGATGTGCAG